In the genome of Notamacropus eugenii isolate mMacEug1 chromosome 5, mMacEug1.pri_v2, whole genome shotgun sequence, one region contains:
- the LOC140507111 gene encoding LOW QUALITY PROTEIN: FUN14 domain-containing protein 2-like (The sequence of the model RefSeq protein was modified relative to this genomic sequence to represent the inferred CDS: inserted 1 base in 1 codon) translates to MASSTQAKFDGNFDTLDLAEFSEKQPWWRKLFGQESGPSAEKYSVATQLLIGKVTYWCTGFIFQKAGKLAATAVGGGFFLLQIANHTGCIKVDWQQVEKDMKKAKEQLKIQRSNQLHTEMKSKAEEVVSFVKKNVLVTGXFFGGFLLGMAS, encoded by the exons ATGGCCTCCTCGACCCAAGCAAAATTTGATGGGAATTTTGACACCCTTGACCTTGCTGAATTTTCTGAGAAGCAGCCATGGTGGCGGAAGCTGTTTGGACAGGAATCAGGACCCTCTGCCGAGAAGTACAGCGTGGCCACTCAGCTCCTGATAGGCAAGGTCACTTACTGGTGCACAGGTTTCATCTTCCAGAAAGCTGGAAAAttggcagcaacagcagtgggTGGTGGATTTTTCCTGTTACAGATCGCAAACCATACTGGTTGCATCAAGGTAGACTGGCAGCAAGTTGAGAAAGATATGAAGAAAGCCAAGGAGCAACTGAAAATCCAAAGGAGCAACCAGCTTCATACAGAGATGAAGAGCAAAGCCGAGGAGGTTGTTTCCTTTGTGAAAAAGAACGTTCTCGTGACTG GCTTTTTCGGAGGTTTTCTTCTTGGCATGGCATCCTAA